A stretch of Fusarium poae strain DAOMC 252244 chromosome 2, whole genome shotgun sequence DNA encodes these proteins:
- a CDS encoding hypothetical protein (SECRETED:SignalP(1-15)~CAZy:PL3_2~CAZy:PL3~CAZy:PL3_5~CAZy:PL3_1~CAZy:PL3_4~CAZy:PL3_3), whose protein sequence is MKYATILALAGVSSAAVTKTLPKSAGVTSFPTAVPVKGSFDGGMKRFERSTNVCQGQTETGEKDAMFILESGATLSNVIIGASQAEGVHCKGTCTLNNVWWADVCEDAITLKQTSGTSFINGGGAFKASDKIVQFNGRGTVQIKDFYAEDYGKLVRSCGNCKDNGGPRNVIIQNSVAVNGGVLCGINTNYGDTCKITNTCQNNGKYCDRYQGNSDGSEPSKIGSGPDGTFCTTSGVTKSC, encoded by the exons ATGAAGTACGCTACTATCCTCGCCCTCGCTGGCGTCTCCTCCGCTGCTGTCACCAAGACTCTTCCCAAGTCTGCCGGTGTCACCTCTTTCCCTACTGCTGTCCCCGTCAAGGGTAGCTTTGATGGTGGCATGAAGCGATTCGAGCGAAGCA CCAACGTTTGCCAAGGTCAGACTGAGACTGGTGAGAAAGACGCCATGTTCATTCTCGAGAGCGGCGCCACTCTTTCCAATGTCATTATCGGTGCTTCTCAGGCTGAGGGCGTTCACTGCAAGGGAACTTG CACTCTGAACAACGTCTGGTGGGCCGATGTTTGCGAGGACGCTATTACCCTCAAGCAAACCAGCGGCACATCCTTCATCAACGGTGGTGGTGCTTTCAAAGCCTCTGACAAGATCGTTCAGTTCAACGGTCGTGGCACCGTCCAGATCAAGGATTTCTACGCTGAGGACTACGGTAAGCTGGTCCGCAGCTGCGGCAACTGCAAGGACAACGGCGGCCCTCGCAATGTCATCATTCAGAACTCTGTTGCCGTCAATGGTGGTGTTCTATGCGGTATCAACACCAACTACGGAGACACCTGCAAGATCACCAACACTTGCCAGAACAACGGCAAGTACTGCGATCGCTACCAGGGTAACTCGGATGGCTCTGAGCCTTCCAAGATTGGATCTGGCCCTGATGGAACATTCTGCACTACTAGCGGTGTAACCAAGAGCTGCTAG